The following proteins are encoded in a genomic region of Reichenbachiella sp.:
- a CDS encoding LiaF transmembrane domain-containing protein, producing MTARDKRTSLGAIFILIGVLFLLDNLGLLPWEIPYYFFTWQMVLVLIGVYQFLSGNARGGLFFIALGLIFWLPEYFNVRFKDYWPVVLIAVGVGFLIDKRKN from the coding sequence ATGACTGCTCGCGATAAACGTACTTCTTTGGGCGCCATATTTATATTGATCGGCGTACTATTTCTTCTAGACAACTTAGGTCTTTTACCTTGGGAAATCCCATATTACTTTTTTACCTGGCAGATGGTGTTAGTTCTGATAGGCGTTTATCAATTTCTATCCGGCAATGCCAGAGGCGGGCTTTTCTTTATCGCGCTTGGTTTGATCTTTTGGCTTCCAGAGTACTTTAATGTTAGATTCAAAGACTATTGGCCTGTTGTCCTAATTGCTGTTGGCGTAGGTTTTTTAATAGACAAAAGAAAAAATTAG